In one Trichlorobacter lovleyi SZ genomic region, the following are encoded:
- a CDS encoding RNA methyltransferase, producing the protein MPPSLTGLSVILVEPQFPGNIGMVCRAMKNMGLSRLRLVAGCDHLHPEAFKFAVSARDLLEQAELFDSLADALADISVSVATTRRSGKYRQELLSPPQAAQALLQAPGSAALVFGREDHGLSTADLSLCTLQATIPSSSEYGSLNLAQAALIFCYELFGAATAETGSLRRTPAPSGELEPLFTHMEQTLLRIGHLNPQNPGHIMRSLRRIFFRSGLDSREVAILRGMLSQIDWAAGDFNDRKKTT; encoded by the coding sequence ATGCCGCCATCCCTTACCGGTCTTTCCGTCATCCTTGTTGAACCCCAGTTTCCGGGCAATATCGGCATGGTCTGCCGTGCCATGAAAAACATGGGGCTTTCACGCCTGCGCCTGGTGGCCGGCTGCGACCACCTCCACCCCGAGGCATTTAAATTTGCGGTCTCAGCTAGAGATTTGCTGGAGCAGGCAGAACTGTTCGACAGTCTGGCAGACGCCCTGGCAGATATCAGCGTCTCAGTGGCAACCACACGGCGCAGCGGCAAATACCGCCAGGAACTGCTCAGCCCCCCCCAAGCGGCCCAGGCACTGTTACAAGCGCCAGGTTCTGCAGCGCTGGTCTTCGGACGTGAAGACCACGGACTTTCCACGGCAGACCTCTCCCTCTGCACACTGCAGGCGACCATACCGTCGAGTTCCGAGTACGGTTCCCTCAACCTCGCCCAGGCAGCCCTGATTTTCTGCTATGAGCTGTTCGGTGCTGCCACCGCCGAGACCGGCTCTCTGCGACGGACACCGGCACCATCCGGAGAACTTGAACCGCTGTTCACCCACATGGAGCAGACCCTGCTGCGCATTGGGCATTTGAACCCCCAAAATCCCGGTCACATCATGCGTTCGCTACGCCGCATATTTTTCAGGTCCGGGCTTGACAGCCGCGAAGTTGCTATTCTGCGTGGCATGCTGTCCCAGATAGACTGGGCAGCCGGTGACTTCAACGACCGGAAAAAAACGACATGA
- a CDS encoding tetratricopeptide repeat protein, whose protein sequence is MSKKDKLLADAQKLMQKGQADKAINCYQEALATDPADLRVRQRLAELLAKYRRVDEARKELETIGKSLTANGFYMKAIAVYKQIEKLFPEDIAIALTLAGLNEKHGLSANALSEYKRAYDHYERLQNHVEALKALEAMQRIDTHNPNIKLKYAEVLFQQGRLDEALEAFRSLGLLLVERRDEAAFSRLAERLSQLFPDKGDFTCSVIEQKISDGGAEQAAVLLQALIKADPQRLSAWQLLVKAYRALENTARLKTVCQHFIKFFPSELFPREQLIRALLDEQETSAALTLMDESEQLFIAAGAAGTLREFYLALNDLVPINVRILKGCARACEAAGMSEEAASFAAKIGSLAGLGGGQPAVAVPAEEELAADEIEELLPEVEPEIELEMQAVGQAEEGVSPAATHGTGPRELDISDFSVAKASLEADFYEIEVELDEDLGAAAVAPADTWFETVNDIFDNIQTETGKVRFGAGMENGDAQSQYDLGLAFHEMGLYDEAINALRQAAEDPERRVSCLILQGACLRDKGELQLAENALRALLTLPSLSTEDSCALKYELALTLTVVGKNDEAWTLLEEVERINPAYRDVSARLHDASEGKSVGGLDFSEDELLDFELK, encoded by the coding sequence GTGAGCAAAAAGGACAAATTACTCGCAGATGCCCAGAAACTGATGCAAAAAGGGCAGGCCGACAAGGCTATCAACTGCTATCAGGAAGCCCTGGCAACGGACCCTGCTGACCTGAGGGTGCGTCAACGCCTTGCTGAACTGCTTGCCAAGTACCGCCGTGTCGATGAAGCACGTAAAGAGCTTGAAACCATTGGCAAAAGCCTGACCGCAAACGGTTTCTACATGAAGGCCATTGCGGTCTACAAGCAGATAGAAAAGCTGTTTCCGGAAGATATTGCCATTGCCTTGACTCTGGCAGGTTTGAATGAAAAACATGGTCTCTCCGCCAATGCGCTTTCCGAATATAAGCGGGCCTACGACCATTATGAACGGCTGCAGAACCATGTTGAAGCCTTAAAGGCACTTGAGGCCATGCAGCGGATAGATACCCATAACCCCAATATCAAGCTGAAGTATGCTGAGGTGCTGTTTCAGCAGGGGCGGCTTGATGAAGCGCTGGAGGCGTTCAGGTCGCTTGGGCTGCTGCTGGTGGAACGACGGGATGAGGCCGCCTTTTCGCGCCTTGCGGAGCGCCTGTCTCAACTTTTTCCGGACAAAGGGGATTTTACCTGTTCGGTTATCGAGCAAAAGATCAGTGATGGCGGGGCAGAACAGGCTGCGGTCCTGCTGCAGGCACTGATCAAGGCCGATCCACAACGTCTGTCTGCCTGGCAGCTGTTGGTGAAGGCATATCGTGCGCTTGAGAATACTGCCCGTCTCAAGACGGTCTGCCAGCATTTTATCAAATTTTTCCCATCAGAGCTGTTTCCCCGTGAGCAGTTGATCCGTGCCCTGCTGGACGAGCAGGAGACCTCTGCGGCATTAACCCTGATGGATGAGAGCGAACAACTCTTTATTGCCGCCGGCGCTGCGGGAACACTGCGTGAATTTTACCTGGCTCTGAACGATCTGGTGCCGATCAACGTCCGTATCCTGAAAGGCTGTGCCCGGGCATGTGAAGCTGCCGGCATGAGTGAAGAAGCCGCTTCCTTTGCCGCCAAGATCGGTTCACTGGCAGGCCTGGGGGGAGGGCAACCGGCAGTTGCAGTGCCTGCTGAAGAAGAGCTGGCTGCTGACGAGATAGAAGAACTGCTGCCGGAGGTGGAGCCTGAGATCGAACTGGAGATGCAGGCTGTCGGACAGGCTGAAGAGGGTGTTTCGCCGGCAGCAACCCATGGCACGGGCCCGCGCGAACTGGATATCAGTGACTTCAGTGTTGCCAAGGCTTCACTTGAGGCTGATTTTTATGAGATTGAAGTGGAGTTGGACGAAGATCTGGGGGCTGCAGCCGTTGCTCCGGCAGATACCTGGTTTGAAACGGTTAACGATATATTTGACAACATTCAGACCGAGACCGGCAAGGTCCGCTTTGGCGCAGGAATGGAAAATGGTGATGCCCAGTCCCAGTATGACCTGGGGTTGGCCTTCCATGAGATGGGGCTTTATGATGAGGCGATCAATGCCTTGCGTCAGGCTGCAGAAGATCCTGAACGCCGTGTCTCCTGCCTGATCCTGCAGGGTGCCTGTCTCAGGGATAAGGGGGAGCTGCAGCTGGCAGAGAATGCGCTGCGCGCATTGCTCACGTTGCCCTCACTCTCTACTGAGGATAGTTGTGCGCTTAAGTATGAGCTGGCGTTGACCCTGACTGTTGTAGGCAAAAACGATGAGGCCTGGACACTTTTGGAGGAGGTGGAGCGGATAAATCCTGCCTACCGCGATGTTTCTGCACGTCTGCATGATGCTTCAGAAGGGAAGAGTGTCGGAGGGCTTGACTTCAGTGAGGATGAGTTGCTGGACTTTGAACTGAAATAG